Genomic window (Cytophagia bacterium CHB2):
TGGCGTGAGAGCCAGCGCGCTGGTAAACCGATGCTGATCTTGTCGGGAAGATATGGCCTGCTCACGCCGCAAATGAAAATTCCGTATTATGATCATGCGCTTTCTCCCGCAGAAGTCACGAAACTGGCACAAAAAATCATTGCACAACTCACGCGCAGGGGAGTCGCCGCGCTGACTTTTTATGCGCGACCGCGTGCGACGCCCGGTTGGGCACCCTATTTTCAAGTTCTCGAAAAGGCTTGTCGTCGTCTCGATCTCAAATTGCACATCAGATACTTGCCGGATGATTTCATATGAGCTTCAAAACCTTCGCCGCCTTCTGCCGCAAATTACCGCACGTCACCGAAGACGTCAAATGGGAAAGCAATCTCGTCTTTTCGGTAGGCAATAAGATGTTCGCATTGTTCGAGCTTCCCGACATCTCGCATGTTTCCTTCCGCACAACGCCCTGGCTGTTTTCAACGTTGATCAGCAAAGAGGGCATCGCGCCCGCGCCATATCTCGCCCGCTACAATTGGGTTTTGGTAACGAAGCCAAAAGCCTTGCCGGCGGCAATGCTCAAGCTATTGCTACGCGAATCGTATCAACTCGTGGCTGCGGGTTTGCCGGCAAAGAGGAGGAAAGAGTTGGGGTTGCAACAGGCTTTTGTCTCCAAGAAAAAGCCGGTACCCAAGCGCGCACGCACGAAACGCTATAGGCGTGCAACAACTCAGCAATTAGCCGCAATCACCGTGAGGAGTGGAATTGTGAAAGTGAAATGAACTTGCTGACAGGCACGATTTCTCTTCGATCAATGCTATCTTGCCAAAAAGCATTTCATCTGCACCAACGAACCCCTCGCACCGCGCGTGGCTGCTGCAATTCTTCGTGGCTATCGAGCGCAAAGAAGGGAGAGAGGCAATTTGGGTGGGGCTGCAAGAAACAAAGAAAGTCTTTTTGCCTGTTACAAACAAGTAAGCCGCGCGAGGCCATTGTTAACAAGCCCTTGATTTTTTAGACGGAATGCCCTAAAATTGTCACGAGCAAAAGAAAAGGCATCGTTTTGTTGAGATTAACACGCTATGCAAAGTTATCAAGAGTGGCAAAAGCAGCATTCAAATAGAGCGGGGTTATTAAAGCTCTGCGCCACGGCTATTCGCAAAGCTGCGCCGCACGCCGACGTCATTTTGTACGGCTCCGTAGCGCGCGGCGAGGATACCGCAGAGTCGGATATTGATTTGCTGGTGTTGGTGCCGCAGCAAG
Coding sequences:
- a CDS encoding nucleotidyltransferase domain-containing protein, with protein sequence MQSYQEWQKQHSNRAGLLKLCATAIRKAAPHADVILYGSVARGEDTAESDIDLLVLVPQQVTYELKRAISNQIYAIELQHDQLINLIVRQRERWHAEPLNITPLYDSIQSEGVPI